In a single window of the Acipenser ruthenus chromosome 42, fAciRut3.2 maternal haplotype, whole genome shotgun sequence genome:
- the LOC131709309 gene encoding aquaporin-4-like translates to MTLKEELKSRRFWRAVLAETLGSLIFVMAALGSSLPSPGQGCSVPLVQPALAVGFTVVGLGHCFGEISGAQMNPAVTLAFLATRKLDILRTACYILGQCLGATLGAGILYLTLPLKSAAECYVNKVNSEGNAGQALGMEVLVTFQLVFTIFSVEDHRRREVGEPGNLAIGLSVSAGVLTAGRFSGGSMNPARSLGPAIITGIWEHHWVYWIGPMLGAVLAGLSHEFFFAASASRQKLIACLTCKDIEIMETASASRSSLSTVTQSAMRAKHTNKNDHN, encoded by the exons GAGTTGAAGAGCCGCCGATTCTGGCGCGCAGTCCTGGCTGAGACCCTCGGCTCTCTGATCTTTGTGATGGCAGCGCTGGGCTCCTCTCTGCCCAGTCCAGGGCAGGGCTGCTCGGTTCCCCTGGTCCAGCCAGCTCTGGCGGTCGGGTTCACAGTGGTGGGGCTGGGTCACTGCTTCGGGGAGATCAGTGGAGCCCAGATGAACCCTGCAGTCACCCTGGCCTTCCTTGCCACCCGCAAACTAGACATTCTCCGAACAGCCTGCTACATCCTGGGCCAGTGTCTGGGAGCCACGCTGGGGGCTGGGATCCTGTACCTCACCCTGCCTCTGAAGTCTGCAGCAGAGTGCTATGTGAACAAG GTGAACTCAGAGGGCAATGCTGGCCAGGCTCTGGGGATGGAAGTCCTTGTCACCTTCCAGCTGGTCTTCACCATCTTCTCTGTGGAGGATCACAGGAGGAGAGAGGTGGGGGAGCCAGGGAACCTGGCCATCGGATTGTCAGTGAGCGCCGGCGTGCTCACGGCG GGTCGTTTCTCCGGAGGCAGCATGAATCCCGCTCGATCCCTGGGCCCTGCGATAATCACCGGGATCTGGGAGCATCACTGG gTGTACTGGATCGGTCCCATGCTGGGTGCAGTCCTGGCTGGACTCTCTCATGAGTTCTTCTTCGCAGCCAGCGCGTCTCGCCAGAAGCTGATCGCCTGCCTCACGTGTAAAGACATTGAGATCATGGAGACGGCTAGCGCGTCACGGTCCTCACTGTCCACCGTCACACAGTCCGCCATGCGGGCCAAACACACCAACAAGAATGACCACAACTGA